A DNA window from Zingiber officinale cultivar Zhangliang chromosome 3A, Zo_v1.1, whole genome shotgun sequence contains the following coding sequences:
- the LOC122051058 gene encoding hydroxyproline O-galactosyltransferase GALT6-like isoform X3 — protein MMRRSKLEPTYYPFTRKRFLHFLLLLGLLYFSFLLLCEFPFVSRRFTPLAAAGSLRGGDAVARPISLHSKEETQETHAPVRPFLFPYRQVASASAPLPHRSRPSRRSLVVSGLAQLELNSRSNGSFSELHKSAWDAWEVGRRVFEDLKASPAPPAESPAQEIRAEENCPNSIMISGAELQERGRLMVLPCGLTLGSHITLVARPRRAHPDHDPKITDLKDWEQDTMVSQFMMELKGLKYADGEDPPRILHFNPRLKGDWSGKPVIELNSCYRMQWGSAQRCEGWKSKSSEETVDGLVKCEGWTRDEDSPVEEPKKSWWFKRLIGRVKVSFDWPYPFVEDKLFVLTLTAGLEGYHINVGGRHVTSFPYRTSFTLEDATGLSMNGDLDIESIYAASLPAKHPSFALKRELEMSAQWQAPPLADEPVDLFIGILSAGNHFAERMAVRKSWMSALTRSSNVVARFFVALNGRKEVNMQLKEEAEFFGDIVIVPYMDSYDLVVLKTVAICEYGVRTVSAKHIMKCDDDTFVRVDSVLKEVKKIPSVRSLYIGNINYYHKPLRSGKWAVTYEFSSIKLLPFRNGQRRTTHIMLMVQAMLYLLILQIMLCLRLRSAH, from the exons ATGATGAGGAGATCGAAGTTGGAGCCGACCTATTATCCTTTTACCCGCAAGAGGTTCCTGcacttcctcctccttctcgggCTGCTGTACTTCTCTTTCCTCCTCCTATGTGAGTTCCCTTTCGTCTCCCGCCGCTTCACGCCACTGGCCGCCGCTGGCAGCCTCCGCGGGGGCGACGCGGTGGCCCGCCCAATCTCCCTACACAGCAAGGAGGAGACCCAAGAGACGCATGCCCCAGTTCGTCCCTTTTTATTCCCTTATCGGCAGGTGGCTTCCGCCTCCGCTCCTCTCCCGCATCGCTCGCGGCCGAGCCGGCGATCGCTGGTTGTCTCCGGTTTGGCGCAGCTGGAGCTTAACTCAAGAAGTAATGGATCTTTTTCGGAGCTCCATAAATCGGCGTGGGACGCGTGGGAGGTAGGAAGGAGGGTTTTTGAAGACCTGAAGGCTTCTCCGGCGCCGCCGGCGGAGTCTCCAGCGCAGGAGATTCGGGCCGAAGAGAACTGCCCGAACTCGATCATGATATCTGGTGCGGAGCTCCAGGAGCGAGGGAGATTGATGGTGCTTCCTTGCGGGCTGACGTTGGGGTCCCATATCACCCTGGTGGCGAGGCCGCGAAGGGCACACCCCGACCATGACCCAAAGATAACGGATTTGAAAGACTGGGAGCAGGACACGATGGTTTCTCAGTTCATGATGGAGCTAAAGGGGCTTAAATATGCGGATGGCGAAGATCCTCCAAGGATTCTCCACTTTAACCCCAGGTTAAAGGGTGATTGGAGCGGTAAGCCAGTGATTGAGCTGAATTCCTGCTACCGCATGCAGTGGGGTTCCGCTCAGCGGTGCGAGGGCTGGAAGTCCAAGTCTAGTGAAGAGACAG TTGATGGTCTGGTTAAGTGTGAAGGGTGGACTCGGGATGAAGATAGCCCCGTGGAAGAACCAAAGAAGTCATGGTGGTTCAAGAGATTAATTGGTCGGGTGAAAGTCTCGTTTGATTGGCCATATCCATTTGTGGAGGACAAATTGTTTGTTTTGACATTAACTGCTGGTTTAGAGGGTTATCATATTAATGTTGGCGGGAGGCATGTAACATCCTTTCCATACCGCACT AGTTTCACTCTTGAAGATGCCACCGGCCTGTCAATGAATGGAGATCTTGACATTGAGTCCATATATGCTGCTTCATTGCCTGCTAAACATCCTAGTTTTGCCCTGAAAAGGGAACTGGAGATGTCTGCTCAGTGGCAAGCTCCTCCACTTGCTGATGAACCTGTAGATCTTTTCATTGGCATCCTTTCGGCAGGAAACCACTTTGCAGAACGTATGGCGGTCAGAAAATCATGGATGTCTGCATTAACTAGATCATCTAATGTGGTGGCGAGGTTCTTTGTTGCGCTg AATGGAAGAAAGGAGGTGAACATGCAATTAAAAGAGGAGGCAGAATTCTTTGGAGATATTGTTATAGTACCTTACATGGATAGTTATGATCTAGTTGTTTTGAAGACTGTTGCTATCTGTGAATATGGA GTTCGAACGGTGTCTGCTAAACATATAATGAAGTGTGACGATGACACATTTGTGAGGGTTGACTCAGTACTCAAGGAAGTGAAGAAAATCCCATCTGTTAGAAGTCTTTACATAGGGAACATTAATTATTACCACAAACCTCTGCGCTCTGGGAAATGGGCTGTGACATATGAG TTTAGTAGCATCAAACTTCTTCCTTTCAGGAATGGCCAGAGGAGAACTACCCACATTATGCTAATGGTCCAGGCTATGTTATATCTTCTGATATTGCAAATTATGTTGTGTCTGAGATTGAGAAGCGCACACTGA
- the LOC122051058 gene encoding hydroxyproline O-galactosyltransferase GALT6-like isoform X2, translating into MMRRSKLEPTYYPFTRKRFLHFLLLLGLLYFSFLLLCEFPFVSRRFTPLAAAGSLRGGDAVARPISLHSKEETQETHAPVRPFLFPYRQVASASAPLPHRSRPSRRSLVVSGLAQLELNSRSNGSFSELHKSAWDAWEVGRRVFEDLKASPAPPAESPAQEIRAEENCPNSIMISGAELQERGRLMVLPCGLTLGSHITLVARPRRAHPDHDPKITDLKDWEQDTMVSQFMMELKGLKYADGEDPPRILHFNPRLKGDWSGKPVIELNSCYRMQWGSAQRCEGWKSKSSEETVDGLVKCEGWTRDEDSPVEEPKKSWWFKRLIGRVKVSFDWPYPFVEDKLFVLTLTAGLEGYHINVGGRHVTSFPYRTSFTLEDATGLSMNGDLDIESIYAASLPAKHPSFALKRELEMSAQWQAPPLADEPVDLFIGILSAGNHFAERMAVRKSWMSALTRSSNVVARFFVALNGRKEVNMQLKEEAEFFGDIVIVPYMDSYDLVVLKTVAICEYGVRTVSAKHIMKCDDDTFVRVDSVLKEVKKIPSVRSLYIGNINYYHKPLRSGKWAVTYEFEGVWFGFTRWDEGLVSPVEPSSYTICFFVFVNVTSIVLLILSLSS; encoded by the exons ATGATGAGGAGATCGAAGTTGGAGCCGACCTATTATCCTTTTACCCGCAAGAGGTTCCTGcacttcctcctccttctcgggCTGCTGTACTTCTCTTTCCTCCTCCTATGTGAGTTCCCTTTCGTCTCCCGCCGCTTCACGCCACTGGCCGCCGCTGGCAGCCTCCGCGGGGGCGACGCGGTGGCCCGCCCAATCTCCCTACACAGCAAGGAGGAGACCCAAGAGACGCATGCCCCAGTTCGTCCCTTTTTATTCCCTTATCGGCAGGTGGCTTCCGCCTCCGCTCCTCTCCCGCATCGCTCGCGGCCGAGCCGGCGATCGCTGGTTGTCTCCGGTTTGGCGCAGCTGGAGCTTAACTCAAGAAGTAATGGATCTTTTTCGGAGCTCCATAAATCGGCGTGGGACGCGTGGGAGGTAGGAAGGAGGGTTTTTGAAGACCTGAAGGCTTCTCCGGCGCCGCCGGCGGAGTCTCCAGCGCAGGAGATTCGGGCCGAAGAGAACTGCCCGAACTCGATCATGATATCTGGTGCGGAGCTCCAGGAGCGAGGGAGATTGATGGTGCTTCCTTGCGGGCTGACGTTGGGGTCCCATATCACCCTGGTGGCGAGGCCGCGAAGGGCACACCCCGACCATGACCCAAAGATAACGGATTTGAAAGACTGGGAGCAGGACACGATGGTTTCTCAGTTCATGATGGAGCTAAAGGGGCTTAAATATGCGGATGGCGAAGATCCTCCAAGGATTCTCCACTTTAACCCCAGGTTAAAGGGTGATTGGAGCGGTAAGCCAGTGATTGAGCTGAATTCCTGCTACCGCATGCAGTGGGGTTCCGCTCAGCGGTGCGAGGGCTGGAAGTCCAAGTCTAGTGAAGAGACAG TTGATGGTCTGGTTAAGTGTGAAGGGTGGACTCGGGATGAAGATAGCCCCGTGGAAGAACCAAAGAAGTCATGGTGGTTCAAGAGATTAATTGGTCGGGTGAAAGTCTCGTTTGATTGGCCATATCCATTTGTGGAGGACAAATTGTTTGTTTTGACATTAACTGCTGGTTTAGAGGGTTATCATATTAATGTTGGCGGGAGGCATGTAACATCCTTTCCATACCGCACT AGTTTCACTCTTGAAGATGCCACCGGCCTGTCAATGAATGGAGATCTTGACATTGAGTCCATATATGCTGCTTCATTGCCTGCTAAACATCCTAGTTTTGCCCTGAAAAGGGAACTGGAGATGTCTGCTCAGTGGCAAGCTCCTCCACTTGCTGATGAACCTGTAGATCTTTTCATTGGCATCCTTTCGGCAGGAAACCACTTTGCAGAACGTATGGCGGTCAGAAAATCATGGATGTCTGCATTAACTAGATCATCTAATGTGGTGGCGAGGTTCTTTGTTGCGCTg AATGGAAGAAAGGAGGTGAACATGCAATTAAAAGAGGAGGCAGAATTCTTTGGAGATATTGTTATAGTACCTTACATGGATAGTTATGATCTAGTTGTTTTGAAGACTGTTGCTATCTGTGAATATGGA GTTCGAACGGTGTCTGCTAAACATATAATGAAGTGTGACGATGACACATTTGTGAGGGTTGACTCAGTACTCAAGGAAGTGAAGAAAATCCCATCTGTTAGAAGTCTTTACATAGGGAACATTAATTATTACCACAAACCTCTGCGCTCTGGGAAATGGGCTGTGACATATGAG TTTGAAGGAGTATGGTTTGGGTTCACAAGGTGGGATGAGGGATTGGTTAGTCCAGTTGAACCATCTAGTTATactatttgtttctttgtttttgtcAATGTAACAAGTATAGTTTTGTTAATATTATCTCTGAGTTCCTAA